In Aegilops tauschii subsp. strangulata cultivar AL8/78 chromosome 3, Aet v6.0, whole genome shotgun sequence, one genomic interval encodes:
- the LOC109749046 gene encoding uncharacterized protein: protein MEGEKNSSGDLMSSSKLVAEAAKTAYEKKSVEGIDKEKVAAASADILDSAAKYGKLEDKPVGQYLEKAEGYLKQYSSGGTEKEKTDAPAAADAPKPDAPKEAAPAPAPAAEEEKSSDGFGLDDVMKGAASLSGKKSGEEEKESGGGGGFMKMAQGFMK, encoded by the coding sequence ATGGAGGGTGAGAAGAACTCGTCCGGGGACCTGATGTCCAGCAGCAAGCTGGTCGCGGAGGCCGCCAAGACGGCCTACGAGAAGAAGAGCGTCGAGGGCATCGACAAGGAAAAGGTAGCCGCCGCCTCCGCCGACATCCTCGACTCCGCCGCCAAGTACGGCAAGCTGGAGGACAAGCCGGTGGGGCAGTACCTCGAGAAGGCTGAGGGGTACCTGAAACAGTACAGCTCCGGCGGCACCGAGAAGGAGAAAACCGACGCACCTGCTGCCGCTGACGCACCGAAGCCGGATGCACCCAAGGAGGCAGCGCCTGCGCCTGCCCCTGCCGCGGAGGAAGAGAAATCGTCCGATGGGTTCGGTCTCGACGACGTCATGAAGGGGGCTGCATCGCTGTCGGGGAAGAAGAGTggcgaggaggagaaggagagcggcggcggcggcgggttcaTGAAGATGGCTCAGGGGTTCATGAAGTAG